A genomic region of Ictalurus furcatus strain D&B chromosome 29, Billie_1.0, whole genome shotgun sequence contains the following coding sequences:
- the LOC128604385 gene encoding C-type mannose receptor 2-like isoform X1 yields the protein MPVHRPYGDNVYTLNPLYRPYGDLASTTKQVYRPYGNRSKTGKPVFRPYGIRFTEHHLQQRSETYRATEEATAFKSSLHSCPSIMKLNLFLLFLTAGLVPVTVSVLRTVPHNYDLMMTRVTWRDAQSYCRVMYTDLATILSDTDWLRFEKEAASKGLTTSAWVGLYNDLNSWRWSLNDLPLKDVTYTNWSPGEPNNSGGKETCGSVILFGEWWDIPCTVLRPFICYNASFSGAARFIGITSPLLTWPQAQTYCRTHHTDLASSLNSSDNYMLRQVRDKQGNSWIGLYRDTWKWSDGTNASNIPWAPGQPDNYGGYENCAVVNNGLFYDVQCTNLYYFFCHTIYSARSQIMRLQVKSDGSVFDPAVQSSILDQVSHMMSLKFGETHISISYSQISFILKNFAPFIISCLLGDTYSFSFWLE from the exons atgccggtacaccggccttacggggataacgtttacactttaaatcctctatatcggccttacggggatttggcatcCACGACCAAGCAGGtctatcgtccttacgggaatagatcaaagacgggcaagccggtttttcggccatacggg ATACGATTTACAGAACATCACTTGCAGCAAAGATCAGAAACGTACAGAGCTACTGAAGAAGCAACAGCCTTCAAATCTTCCCTTCACAG CTGTCCGTCCATCATGAAGCTGAATCTGTTTCTCCTGTTTCTCACTG CAGGTCTGGTCCCAGTCACTGTATCCGTCCTGAGAACCGTCCCTCACAATTATGACCTGATGATGACACGGGTGACCTGGCGTGATGCACAGAGTTACTGCAGGGTGATGTACACTGACCTGGCAACAATCCTAAGTGATACTGATTGGCTACGATTTGAGAAAGAGGCAGCAAGCAAAGGTCTGACAACATCTGCCTGGGTCGGATTGTACAATGATCTCAATAGCTGGCGCTGGTCCTTAAATGATCTCCCACTGAAGGATGTCACTTATACCAATTGGAGCCCTGGAGAGCCTAATAATTCTGGTGGAAAAGAAACATGTGGTTCAGTAATTTTATTTGGTGAATGGTGGGATATACCATGTACAGTACTAAGACCCTTCATATGCTACAATG ctaGTTTCAGTGGTGCTGCCAGGTTCATCGGCATCACTAGTCCTCTGTTGACCTGGCCTCAAGCTCAAACTTACTGCCGAACACATCACACAGACTTGGCCAGCTCTCTTAACAGCTCAGACAACTACATGTTAAGGCAGGTGAGGGATAAACAGGGTAATTCCTGGATTGGGCTTTACAGAGACACATGGAAGTGGTCAGACGGGACCAACGCTTCAAACATCCCATGGGCTCCTGGACAACCTGATAATTATGGGGGTTATGAGAACTGTGCAGTGGTTAATAACGGACTGTTCTACGATGTACAATGCACCAACCTGTACTATTTCTTCTGTCACACCA TTTACTCAGCGAGGAGTCAGATAATGAGACTGCAGGTGAAGTCTGATGGGAGTGTGTTTGATCCTGCTGTGCAGTCGTCCATTTTAGATCAGGTGAGTCACATGATGTCTCTGAAATTTGGAGAAACCCATATTAGCATTTCTTACTCTCAAATTTCTTTTATTCTCAAGAATTTTgctccttttattatttcttgtcTTCTCGGTGACACgtattccttttctttttggcTTGAGTAA
- the LOC128604384 gene encoding macrophage mannose receptor 1-like yields the protein MKLNLFLLFLTGLVPVTVSVLRTVPHNYDLMMTTVTWPVAQNYCRVMYTDLATILSDTDWLRFEKEAASKGLTTSAWVGLQNDPKSFSWSLNDLPLKNVPYTNWAPGEPDSGATNQACAIIGYYNSWWDIPCTYRRPFICYNANFSGAARFIGISNPLLTWPEAQTYCRTHHTDLASSLNSSDNNIFVQVKNIQGDSWIGLYRNSWKWSDGTIASNIPWAPGQPDNAGGYEDCAVVNNGLFYDEQCTNLHYFFCHTIYPARSQIMRLQVESDGSVFDLAVLSSILDQIKQKLEGKGMLENTTVTWKVQPDGNIFH from the exons ATGAAGCTGAATCTATTTCTCCTGTTTCTCACTG GTCTGGTCCCAGTCACTGTATCCGTCCTGAGAACCGTCCCTCACAATTATGACCTGATGATGACAACGGTGACCTGGCCTGTTGCACAGAATTACTGCAGGGTGATGTACACTGACCTGGCAACAATCCTAAGTGATACTGATTGGCTACGATTTGAGAAAGAAGCAGCAAGCAAAGGTCTGACAACATCTGCCTGGGTCGGATTGCAGAATGATCCCAAAAGCTTTAGCTGGTCCTTAAATGATCTCCCACTGAAGAATGTCCCTTATACCAATTGGGCCCCTGGAGAGCCTGATAGTGGTGCTACAAATCAAGCATGTGCTATAATAGGTTACTATAATTCATGGTGGGATATACCATGTACATACCGAAGACCCTTCATATGCTACAATG ctaaTTTCAGTGGTGCTGCCAGGTTCATCGGCATCAGTAATCCTCTGTTGACCTGGCCTGAAGCTCAAACTTATTGCCGAACACATCACACAGACTTGGCCAGCTCTCTTAACAGTTCAGACAACAACATATTCGTGCAGGTGAAGAATATCCAGGGTGATTCCTGGATTGGGCTTTACAGAAACAGTTGGAAGTGGTCAGACGGGACCATCGCTTCAAACATCCCATGGGCTCCTGGACAACCTGATAATGCTGGGGGTTATGAGGACTGTGCAGTGGTTAATAACGGACTGTTCTACGATGAACAATGCACCAACCTGCATTATTTCTTCTGTCACACCA TTTACCCAGCGAGGAGTCAGATAATGAGACTGCAGGTGGAGTCTGATGGGAGTGTGTTTGATCTTGCTGTGCTGTCATCCATTTTAGATCAG ATCAAACAGAAACTGGAGGGAAAAGGCATGTTGGAGAACACCACAGTGACCTGGAAGGTGCAGCCAGATGGAAACATCTTCCACTAG
- the LOC128604385 gene encoding C-type mannose receptor 2-like isoform X3 gives MPVHRPYGDNVYTLNPLYRPYGDLASTTKQVYRPYGNRSKTGKPVFRPYGIRFTEHHLQQRSETYRATEEATAFKSSLHSCPSIMKLNLFLLFLTAGLVPVTVSVLRTVPHNYDLMMTRVTWRDAQSYCRVMYTDLATILSDTDWLRFEKEAASKGLTTSAWVGLYNDLNSWRWSLNDLPLKDVTYTNWSPGEPNNSGGKETCGSVILFGEWWDIPCTVLRPFICYNASFSGAARFIGITSPLLTWPQAQTYCRTHHTDLASSLNSSDNYMLRQVRDKQGNSWIGLYRDTWKWSDGTNASNIPWAPGQPDNYGGYENCAVVNNGLFYDVQCTNLYYFFCHTIYSARSQIMRLQVKSDGSVFDPAVQSSILDQIKQKLEEKGMLENTTVTWKVQPDGNIFHKKKDDL, from the exons atgccggtacaccggccttacggggataacgtttacactttaaatcctctatatcggccttacggggatttggcatcCACGACCAAGCAGGtctatcgtccttacgggaatagatcaaagacgggcaagccggtttttcggccatacggg ATACGATTTACAGAACATCACTTGCAGCAAAGATCAGAAACGTACAGAGCTACTGAAGAAGCAACAGCCTTCAAATCTTCCCTTCACAG CTGTCCGTCCATCATGAAGCTGAATCTGTTTCTCCTGTTTCTCACTG CAGGTCTGGTCCCAGTCACTGTATCCGTCCTGAGAACCGTCCCTCACAATTATGACCTGATGATGACACGGGTGACCTGGCGTGATGCACAGAGTTACTGCAGGGTGATGTACACTGACCTGGCAACAATCCTAAGTGATACTGATTGGCTACGATTTGAGAAAGAGGCAGCAAGCAAAGGTCTGACAACATCTGCCTGGGTCGGATTGTACAATGATCTCAATAGCTGGCGCTGGTCCTTAAATGATCTCCCACTGAAGGATGTCACTTATACCAATTGGAGCCCTGGAGAGCCTAATAATTCTGGTGGAAAAGAAACATGTGGTTCAGTAATTTTATTTGGTGAATGGTGGGATATACCATGTACAGTACTAAGACCCTTCATATGCTACAATG ctaGTTTCAGTGGTGCTGCCAGGTTCATCGGCATCACTAGTCCTCTGTTGACCTGGCCTCAAGCTCAAACTTACTGCCGAACACATCACACAGACTTGGCCAGCTCTCTTAACAGCTCAGACAACTACATGTTAAGGCAGGTGAGGGATAAACAGGGTAATTCCTGGATTGGGCTTTACAGAGACACATGGAAGTGGTCAGACGGGACCAACGCTTCAAACATCCCATGGGCTCCTGGACAACCTGATAATTATGGGGGTTATGAGAACTGTGCAGTGGTTAATAACGGACTGTTCTACGATGTACAATGCACCAACCTGTACTATTTCTTCTGTCACACCA TTTACTCAGCGAGGAGTCAGATAATGAGACTGCAGGTGAAGTCTGATGGGAGTGTGTTTGATCCTGCTGTGCAGTCGTCCATTTTAGATCAG ATCAAAcagaaactggaggaaaaaGGCATGTTGGAGAACACCACAGTGACCTGGAAGGTGCAGCCAGATGGAAACATCTTCCACAAGAAAAAGGATGATCTGTAA
- the LOC128604385 gene encoding C-type mannose receptor 2-like isoform X2, whose amino-acid sequence MPVHRPYGDNVYTLNPLYRPYGDLASTTKQVYRPYGNRSKTGKPVFRPYGIRFTEHHLQQRSETYRATEEATAFKSSLHSCPSIMKLNLFLLFLTGLVPVTVSVLRTVPHNYDLMMTRVTWRDAQSYCRVMYTDLATILSDTDWLRFEKEAASKGLTTSAWVGLYNDLNSWRWSLNDLPLKDVTYTNWSPGEPNNSGGKETCGSVILFGEWWDIPCTVLRPFICYNASFSGAARFIGITSPLLTWPQAQTYCRTHHTDLASSLNSSDNYMLRQVRDKQGNSWIGLYRDTWKWSDGTNASNIPWAPGQPDNYGGYENCAVVNNGLFYDVQCTNLYYFFCHTIYSARSQIMRLQVKSDGSVFDPAVQSSILDQVSHMMSLKFGETHISISYSQISFILKNFAPFIISCLLGDTYSFSFWLE is encoded by the exons atgccggtacaccggccttacggggataacgtttacactttaaatcctctatatcggccttacggggatttggcatcCACGACCAAGCAGGtctatcgtccttacgggaatagatcaaagacgggcaagccggtttttcggccatacggg ATACGATTTACAGAACATCACTTGCAGCAAAGATCAGAAACGTACAGAGCTACTGAAGAAGCAACAGCCTTCAAATCTTCCCTTCACAG CTGTCCGTCCATCATGAAGCTGAATCTGTTTCTCCTGTTTCTCACTG GTCTGGTCCCAGTCACTGTATCCGTCCTGAGAACCGTCCCTCACAATTATGACCTGATGATGACACGGGTGACCTGGCGTGATGCACAGAGTTACTGCAGGGTGATGTACACTGACCTGGCAACAATCCTAAGTGATACTGATTGGCTACGATTTGAGAAAGAGGCAGCAAGCAAAGGTCTGACAACATCTGCCTGGGTCGGATTGTACAATGATCTCAATAGCTGGCGCTGGTCCTTAAATGATCTCCCACTGAAGGATGTCACTTATACCAATTGGAGCCCTGGAGAGCCTAATAATTCTGGTGGAAAAGAAACATGTGGTTCAGTAATTTTATTTGGTGAATGGTGGGATATACCATGTACAGTACTAAGACCCTTCATATGCTACAATG ctaGTTTCAGTGGTGCTGCCAGGTTCATCGGCATCACTAGTCCTCTGTTGACCTGGCCTCAAGCTCAAACTTACTGCCGAACACATCACACAGACTTGGCCAGCTCTCTTAACAGCTCAGACAACTACATGTTAAGGCAGGTGAGGGATAAACAGGGTAATTCCTGGATTGGGCTTTACAGAGACACATGGAAGTGGTCAGACGGGACCAACGCTTCAAACATCCCATGGGCTCCTGGACAACCTGATAATTATGGGGGTTATGAGAACTGTGCAGTGGTTAATAACGGACTGTTCTACGATGTACAATGCACCAACCTGTACTATTTCTTCTGTCACACCA TTTACTCAGCGAGGAGTCAGATAATGAGACTGCAGGTGAAGTCTGATGGGAGTGTGTTTGATCCTGCTGTGCAGTCGTCCATTTTAGATCAGGTGAGTCACATGATGTCTCTGAAATTTGGAGAAACCCATATTAGCATTTCTTACTCTCAAATTTCTTTTATTCTCAAGAATTTTgctccttttattatttcttgtcTTCTCGGTGACACgtattccttttctttttggcTTGAGTAA
- the LOC128604386 gene encoding C-type lectin-like, translating to MTWSQAQTYCRTHHTDLASSLNSSDNDMLWQVKKIQGDSWIGLYRNAWKWSDGTIASNIPWAPGQPDNYGGRQNCARFYNGLFYDQQCTNLYYFFCHTIYPARSQIMGLQVKSDGSVFDPAVQSSILDQIKQKLEGKGMLENTTVTWKVQPDGNIFHKKKDDL from the exons ATGACCTGGTCTCAAGCTCAAACTTACTGCCGAACACATCACACAGACTTGGCCAGCTCTCTTAACAGCTCAGACAACGACATGTTATGGCAGGTGAAGAAGATCCAAGGTGATTCCTGGATTGGGCTTTACAGAAACGCTTGGAAGTGGTCAGACGGGACCATCGCTTCAAACATCCCATGGGCTCCTGGACAACCTGATAATTATGGTGGCCGTCAGAACTGTGCAAGGTTTTATAACGGACTGTTCTACGATCAACAATGCACCAACCTGTACTATTTCTTCTGTCACACCA TTTACCCAGCGAGGAGTCAGATAATGGGACTGCAGGTGAAGTCTGATGGGAGTGTGTTTGATCCTGCTGTGCAGTCGTCCATTTTAGATCAG ATCAAACAGAAACTGGAGGGAAAAGGCATGTTGGAGAACACCACAGTGACCTGGAAGGTGCAGCCAGATGGAAACATCTTCCACAAGAAAAAGGATGATCTGTAA